One window of Nicotiana tomentosiformis chromosome 11, ASM39032v3, whole genome shotgun sequence genomic DNA carries:
- the LOC138901388 gene encoding uncharacterized protein: MGNLAHVEAEKKELAREIHQLACLWVRLVNSYDGGVVLQNTAKSSPIAEVKERQYEDPELVKLRERVPQQKKPLLDLKEDGVLRYRGHLCVPDVAGLRDRIMPESHYLWYSIHSRSMKMYYDIKDVYWWNDMKKNIAAFVAQCPSCQQVKVEQQKPRGLM; this comes from the coding sequence ATGGGTaacttagcacatgtagaggctgagaaaaaagaattagctagagagattcatcaattggcttgtttgtgGGTTCGGTTAGTAAATTCTtacgatggtggagttgtactccaaaacactgcaaaatcatctcccatagctgaagtcaaggaaaggcagtacgaggacccagagttggtcaagttgagagagcgagttccgcagcagaagaagccattgttagatcTCAAGGAAGATGGGGTTCTTAGATACAGGGGTCATTTGTGTGtcccagatgtagcagggctacgagatagGATTATGCCAGAGTCACATTatttgtggtactccattcattctaggtcgatgaagatgtattatgacattaaggatgtgtactggtggaacgatatgaagaagaacattgcagcgtttgtcgcccagtgtcctagttgccagcaggtgaaggtagagcaaCAGAAGCCCAGAGGGCTAATGTAG